Proteins encoded in a region of the Ancylobacter sp. SL191 genome:
- a CDS encoding helicase HerA-like domain-containing protein yields MSGDIDGKIFLGRSDTPEYLSLKLANRHGLATGATGTGKTVTLQTLAEGFSRAGVPVFAADIKGDLSGIAMQGEGPDWILKRCAEIGIDYVPDEFPVIFWDLFGEQGHPVRATVSEMGPLLLARLMNLNEVQEGVLNVVFRVADEQGLLLLDLKDLRAMLAFVAENAGKLTTTYGNVSAATVGAIQRQLLVLENQGADKFFGEPALKISDLMRVEPRSGYGTISILAADKLMGAPQLYATFLLWLLSELFEELPEVGDPDKPKVVFFFDEAHLLFDGAPRALLQKIEQVVRLIRSKGVGVYFVTQNPLDVPESVLAQLGNRVQHALRAFTPRDQKAVKSAADTFRPNPALDTARVITELGKGEALVSTLEGNGTPSIVQRTLIAPPASRVGPITPEERKVALQRSPVRGIYDETLDADSAYEMLARRAAESPAPETPAPTQADAAGGGWISDVLGGLFGSGRTRGRMTIGEQVTRQVTREVTNQVTKAILRNILGGARRR; encoded by the coding sequence ATGTCCGGTGACATCGACGGCAAGATCTTTCTCGGCCGCAGCGACACGCCCGAATATCTCTCGCTCAAGCTCGCCAACCGGCACGGCCTCGCCACCGGCGCCACCGGCACCGGCAAGACGGTGACGTTGCAGACGCTGGCGGAAGGCTTCTCACGGGCCGGTGTCCCGGTCTTCGCCGCCGACATCAAGGGCGACCTCTCCGGCATCGCCATGCAAGGCGAGGGACCGGACTGGATCCTCAAGCGCTGCGCGGAAATCGGCATCGACTATGTGCCGGACGAATTCCCGGTGATCTTCTGGGATCTGTTCGGCGAGCAGGGTCACCCGGTGCGCGCCACGGTCTCGGAGATGGGGCCGCTGCTGCTGGCCAGGCTGATGAACCTCAATGAGGTTCAGGAAGGCGTGCTCAACGTCGTCTTCCGCGTCGCTGACGAGCAGGGCCTCCTGCTGCTCGACCTCAAGGATCTGCGCGCTATGCTCGCCTTCGTGGCGGAGAATGCGGGCAAGCTCACCACGACCTATGGCAATGTCTCGGCCGCGACCGTTGGTGCCATCCAGCGCCAGCTTCTGGTTCTCGAAAATCAAGGCGCCGACAAGTTCTTCGGCGAGCCGGCGCTGAAGATCAGCGATCTCATGCGGGTCGAGCCGCGCTCGGGCTATGGCACGATCAGCATCCTCGCCGCCGACAAGCTGATGGGCGCGCCGCAACTCTACGCCACCTTCCTGCTCTGGCTGCTGTCGGAACTGTTCGAGGAGCTTCCCGAGGTCGGCGACCCCGACAAGCCCAAGGTCGTGTTCTTCTTCGACGAGGCGCACCTCCTGTTCGACGGCGCACCAAGGGCCCTGTTGCAGAAGATCGAGCAGGTGGTGCGGCTCATCCGCTCCAAGGGCGTCGGCGTCTATTTCGTCACCCAGAACCCGCTGGATGTGCCGGAAAGCGTGCTGGCCCAGCTCGGCAACCGGGTGCAGCACGCGCTGCGCGCCTTCACCCCGCGCGACCAGAAGGCGGTGAAATCCGCCGCCGACACCTTCCGCCCCAACCCGGCGCTCGACACCGCCCGCGTCATCACCGAGCTCGGCAAGGGCGAGGCGCTGGTCTCGACGCTGGAGGGCAATGGCACGCCTTCCATCGTCCAGCGCACGCTCATCGCCCCACCGGCCAGCCGTGTCGGCCCGATCACGCCGGAGGAGAGGAAGGTGGCGCTCCAGAGGAGCCCGGTGCGCGGCATCTATGACGAAACGCTGGACGCCGACTCCGCCTATGAGATGCTCGCCCGCCGCGCCGCCGAGAGCCCGGCCCCGGAGACGCCCGCCCCCACGCAGGCCGATGCCGCCGGCGGCGGCTGGATCAGCGATGTGCTGGGCGGGCTTTTCGGCAGCGGACGCACGCGCGGGCGCATGACGATCGGCGAACAGGTCACGCGGCAGGTGACGCGCGAGGTGACCAATCAGGTCACAAAGGCCATCCTGCGCAACATTCTCGGCGGGGCGCGACGGCGCTAG
- a CDS encoding M20/M25/M40 family metallo-hydrolase, whose amino-acid sequence MSDLDRVLAAVDADLDGALERLFAFLRIPSISTDSAYASECRRAGQWLVDDLAGLGLAAKLNDTPGHPVVTGISQLGTGKRVLFYGHYDVQPVDPLELWENPPFEPKIVEGPNGVKRIVARGSSDDKGQVMTFVEACRAYLKVTGTLPVDVTIMVEGEEENGSGNLPPFLEANRDALAANLALVCDTSMWNATTPAITVSLRGLMHDEIVVTCSNRDLHSGYYGGAAANPLHVLSTIIGAVHGPEGRITIPGFYDGVVEPPDEVKAQWNTLGLTPEVFLGPIGLSQPIGEQGRSLVEMTTSRPTFEVNGMWGGYIGEGAKTVIPSIATAKISCRLVAGQNPVHVRDAVRAFVRSFIPADCSVAFRGGEGSPAVAVSHDNPNLAKASAALGDEWGKPAVTVGAGGSIPIVGHFKKTLDQDTLLIGFALDDDRIHSPNEKYDLASFHKGIRSWVRVLAALAD is encoded by the coding sequence ATGAGCGATCTCGATCGCGTCCTCGCCGCCGTCGATGCCGATCTCGACGGCGCCCTGGAACGGCTCTTCGCCTTCCTGCGCATTCCCTCGATCTCGACCGACAGCGCCTATGCGAGCGAATGCCGCCGCGCCGGCCAGTGGCTGGTGGACGATCTCGCCGGCCTCGGCCTCGCCGCCAAGCTCAACGACACGCCCGGCCACCCGGTCGTCACCGGCATCTCGCAGCTCGGCACCGGCAAGCGCGTGCTGTTCTACGGCCATTACGACGTGCAGCCGGTCGATCCGCTGGAACTGTGGGAGAACCCACCCTTCGAGCCGAAGATCGTCGAGGGGCCGAACGGGGTGAAGCGTATCGTCGCGCGCGGCTCCTCCGACGACAAGGGCCAGGTGATGACCTTCGTCGAGGCCTGCCGCGCCTATCTCAAGGTCACCGGCACGCTGCCCGTCGACGTCACCATCATGGTCGAGGGCGAGGAGGAGAACGGTTCGGGCAACCTGCCGCCCTTCCTTGAGGCCAACCGCGACGCGCTTGCCGCCAACCTCGCGCTGGTCTGCGACACCTCGATGTGGAACGCGACGACGCCGGCCATCACCGTCTCGCTGCGCGGGCTGATGCATGACGAGATCGTCGTCACCTGCTCCAATCGCGACCTGCATTCGGGCTATTATGGCGGGGCCGCCGCCAACCCGCTGCATGTGCTCTCCACGATCATCGGTGCCGTGCATGGGCCGGAGGGGCGCATCACCATTCCAGGCTTCTATGACGGCGTGGTCGAGCCGCCGGACGAGGTGAAGGCGCAGTGGAACACGCTGGGGCTGACGCCCGAGGTGTTCCTCGGCCCGATCGGCCTGTCACAGCCCATCGGCGAGCAGGGCCGCTCGCTGGTGGAGATGACCACCTCGCGCCCGACCTTCGAGGTCAACGGCATGTGGGGCGGTTATATTGGCGAGGGCGCGAAAACCGTCATCCCCTCCATCGCCACGGCCAAGATCTCCTGCCGCCTCGTCGCCGGACAGAACCCGGTGCATGTGCGCGACGCGGTGCGCGCTTTCGTGCGCAGCTTCATTCCCGCCGACTGCTCGGTCGCGTTCCGCGGCGGCGAGGGCTCGCCGGCGGTCGCCGTCTCCCATGACAACCCGAACCTCGCCAAGGCCAGCGCCGCGCTGGGCGACGAATGGGGCAAGCCTGCGGTGACAGTCGGCGCGGGCGGCTCGATCCCGATCGTCGGCCATTTCAAGAAGACGCTGGATCAGGACACGCTGCTGATCGGCTTCGCGCTGGACGATGACCGCATCCACTCGCCGAACGAGAAATACGACCTCGCCTCCTTCCACAAGGGCATTCGCAGCTGGGTGCGCGTGCTGGCGGCGCTGGCCGACTGA
- a CDS encoding branched-chain amino acid aminotransferase — translation MSHSWTRTFTYLDGAWHEGNVPIMGVRTHAAWLGTSVFDGARAFEGVTPDLELHCLRVNRSAVAMGLKAVVPVEKWIELTHQGLKHFAPDAALYIRPMYWAEYPGARTVDADAESTRWCLSLYEAGMPDPAHGTAITLSPFRRPTVECAVTDAKAGALYPNNARALVEAHKRGFDNAALCDMLGNVAELATANVFMVKDGVAFTPAANGTFLAGITRTRTIGLLREAGVEVVETSLRWEDFRGADELFTTGNYSKVSPITRIEERELQPGPVYRRARKLYWDFAHS, via the coding sequence ATGTCCCATAGCTGGACCCGCACCTTCACCTATCTCGACGGCGCCTGGCATGAGGGCAATGTGCCGATCATGGGCGTGCGCACCCACGCCGCCTGGCTCGGCACTTCGGTGTTCGATGGCGCCCGCGCCTTTGAGGGCGTGACGCCGGACCTCGAACTGCACTGCCTGCGCGTCAACCGCTCGGCGGTCGCGATGGGGCTGAAGGCGGTGGTGCCGGTGGAGAAGTGGATCGAGCTGACCCACCAGGGCCTCAAGCACTTCGCGCCGGATGCCGCGCTCTATATCCGGCCGATGTACTGGGCCGAATATCCCGGCGCGCGCACGGTGGATGCGGATGCCGAGTCGACCCGCTGGTGCCTCAGCCTCTATGAGGCCGGCATGCCCGACCCGGCGCATGGCACGGCCATCACCCTCTCGCCCTTCCGCCGCCCGACGGTGGAATGCGCGGTGACCGACGCCAAGGCCGGCGCGCTCTACCCGAACAATGCCCGCGCGCTAGTCGAGGCGCATAAGCGCGGCTTCGATAATGCGGCGCTGTGCGACATGCTCGGCAATGTCGCCGAGCTCGCCACCGCCAATGTCTTCATGGTGAAGGACGGCGTCGCCTTCACCCCCGCCGCCAACGGCACGTTCCTCGCCGGCATCACCCGCACCCGCACCATCGGCCTCTTGCGCGAGGCGGGCGTCGAGGTGGTCGAGACCTCGCTGCGCTGGGAGGATTTCCGCGGCGCGGACGAGCTGTTCACCACCGGCAACTACTCGAAGGTCTCCCCGATCACCCGCATCGAGGAGCGCGAGTTGCAGCCCGGCCCGGTCTATCGCCGCGCCCGCAAGCTCTATTGGGACTTCGCCCATAGCTGA
- the meaB gene encoding methylmalonyl Co-A mutase-associated GTPase MeaB: MNEAHALPSLDALVEGVRAGNRAMLARAITLVESRKAEHRARAEDLLQRLLPFTGTAMRVGITGVPGVGKSTTIDTLGTHLTAQGHRVAVLAVDPSSSRSGGSILGDKTRMARLSMDARAFIRPSPAAGTLGGVAARTRETLLICEAAGFDIVLVETVGVGQSETAVADMTDTFLVLMLPGAGDELQGIKKGIIELADIVAVNKADGENAVRARAAAAEYRAALHVLGGREAHWSVPVLTYSGLTGAGIDDLWQQVALHRSRAQAAGSFEAKRSAQQVKWMWTLFDERLRARLRADAALRAELARIEAEVGTGRLSPALGAGRIALQLGL, encoded by the coding sequence ATGAACGAAGCGCACGCCCTCCCCTCGCTCGACGCGCTGGTCGAGGGGGTGCGCGCCGGCAACCGGGCGATGCTGGCGCGGGCGATCACGCTGGTGGAATCGCGCAAGGCCGAGCACCGCGCACGGGCGGAAGATCTGCTGCAGCGCCTCCTGCCCTTCACCGGCACGGCGATGCGCGTCGGCATTACCGGCGTGCCGGGGGTGGGCAAATCCACCACCATCGACACGCTCGGCACCCACCTCACCGCGCAGGGGCACCGCGTCGCCGTGCTGGCGGTCGATCCCTCCTCCTCGCGCTCCGGCGGCTCGATCCTCGGCGACAAGACGCGGATGGCGCGGCTCTCCATGGATGCGCGTGCCTTCATCCGCCCCTCGCCCGCCGCCGGCACGCTGGGCGGGGTCGCCGCCCGCACCCGCGAGACGCTGCTGATCTGCGAGGCCGCCGGTTTCGATATCGTGCTGGTCGAGACAGTCGGCGTCGGCCAGTCCGAGACGGCGGTGGCGGACATGACCGACACCTTTCTCGTGCTGATGCTGCCCGGCGCCGGCGACGAGCTTCAGGGTATCAAGAAGGGCATCATCGAACTCGCCGATATCGTCGCGGTGAACAAGGCCGATGGCGAGAATGCCGTCCGCGCCCGCGCGGCAGCGGCCGAGTACCGCGCCGCGCTGCATGTGCTGGGTGGGCGCGAGGCGCATTGGAGCGTGCCGGTGCTCACCTATTCCGGCCTCACCGGCGCGGGCATCGACGATCTCTGGCAGCAGGTGGCGCTGCATCGCAGCCGCGCGCAGGCCGCCGGCAGCTTTGAGGCCAAGCGCAGCGCGCAGCAGGTGAAGTGGATGTGGACCCTGTTCGACGAGCGCCTGCGCGCCCGGCTGCGCGCGGATGCCGCCCTCCGCGCGGAACTCGCGCGGATCGAGGCGGAGGTCGGCACGGGGCGGCTCTCCCCCGCCCTCGGCGCCGGCCGCATCGCCCTGCAGCTGGGTTTGTGA